The genomic region GATGGAAAGAAGATCGATTACTACCAGGTGAATGCAACCTTTTTCAGCGCTCTGGGAGAGGATGAGAGAAAACTGCTACTCGCACGTGCGATCCAGTTGTTCATGCCAGGCGTCCCGCAGGTCTGGTATCTGGATCTGTTCGCCGGAAAGAACGACTACGAGGCCGCCAGTCAGGGGCGTACTGCCGGCCACAAAGAGATCAACCGCACGACGCTGAGCATGCAGGCTATCGAGAGCCGCCTCGAGAGCCCGATCGTAGCCGATCAACTCGCGCTGATCCGCTTGCGAAACCGTTCGCCTGCGTTCGGCGGAGAGATCCAGTTCAAGGGTTCCGGAGACCACGGACTGGAGATCACCTGGACACACCCGCTGGCCAGTGCGAAACTCGAAGCCGATCTCGGAAGCCATGATTTCACGGTATCGATCGACGAAGGGGACGGGGTACGCGTGTTCATGACCAATCGGTCTTGAACCATCCGGTCGGCGCCCATCGCCGATGACCGATTACATCCAGGAACACATGACCAAGAGAATCCTAGCCACCGATCTGGACCGGACCCTGTTGCCCAACGGCAGTTGGCCGGCAGACCCCGGGGCCATCCCACTGTTCAACGAGCTGACTCAGGACGACGACGTGTTGCTTGTCTATGTGACGGGCCGCAACCTCGACCTGACTGAGGACGCGATCCAATCCTTTGGGGTGCGTTTCCCCGATGTCTTGATCGGCGACGTCGGGACCTCCATTCGACGACGCGTGGCGAACGGCTGGACGACCGACAATGCCTGGGTCGAACACGTCAGGCAGAGTTGCCCCCGCTGGGACGCGCAAGCGGTGCGCAACGCACTGGCGGGGGTTGAAGGGCTCGTCGAGCAGGAAGCTGTGCACTGCGGGCCTTTCAAGCAGAGTTACTACGCGGATCACGATCGGAGTTCCGAGATCCTGCAACTGGCCAAGGACCGCGCTGAAGGCAGGTTCGACGAGGTATTCGTATACAGCTTCGATTCGCAGAGCGGCGCCGGGCTGCTCGATCTACTGCCGAGGAGTGCGACCAAACAGACCGCTTTGGAGTTTCTTGCGGCGCAGACCGGCATCAGCAAGTCCGACGTCGTATTCTGCGGGGACAGCGGCAACGATGTGTTCCCGCTCACCGCGGGTTTCAACGGCGTCATGGTGCGCAATGCGGATGAACAACTGGTCGCGAGCGTACAGAAGGCCAAATCGATGAGGCCTGACTTGCGGATCTACCACGCACAAGGTGGGTTCAGGGGACTGAACGGTTACTATACCGGTGGGGTGATCGAGGGCGCCTATCATTACGGTTTCTTTGGTGATTTCGACTAGGTGCCAGGCGCTTCTTCAACACCTGCGCCTCCAGGATCACTATCGCTTTCTCCCCGATTCGATCAGCTCTCGGAGCGGTTGCATCCGCTCCTTCCCGAGCGGGTGCGTGGATAGGTAATCGAGCCAGTTGGTCTCCTTTCGCCCGGCAGTCTTTGGTTCCTCACCGGCGGTTTCCAGTCTCGACAGGATCTCGATCAACTGGGTTGCATCCATGTTGCGCTCCAGCATGGCGCCTACCGCGTACCGGTCCGCCTCGGTCTCCATGTCGCGGGAATACGAAGTGCTGACCAACACCGTGGGTAGCGAAACCAGCAAGGAGTTTGCGGATGACACATCTCCTGCGATGAGCACCAGCAATGTCGCCAGTCCGACATTCTGCAACGCCCCGCGCAGACCATGCCGACCAACCACGTGACCGATTTCGTGCAGCATCACCGCTGCTATCTGTTCGTCGTTGTCGGCCAGTGCGATCAGCCCGTCGGTGAGAATCACGGTTCCATCGGGCAATGCGAAGGCATTCGCCCCTATCGGACCGCTGAATCTTATCTGCAGATTATATGCGTCGCCGTCGGGAGCCATTGCCGCAAACAGATCAACGATCTCCCGTTGACGCGCCAACGGCAGTTGGCTTGGTTCGAGCAGGTGCCGGTCAAGTATTGCGAGCGTTCCCTGCCCCAGGGATTCATTGATCTCGGCAGGCAATGCATACGCGGCTCGTGTCGCCAGCCAGGGAACTCCCCAGGTGACGAACCCGTACGCAAACAACATCGTAAAGAGCGCCGCCGCAATGACGTAGCGGATGTTCGCTTCCAGGCGGTGCACGGCGGACCCAGAGCGACTGGCGTGCCCGAAGTCGTCGATCCATTGATCCACGATGTCGTTGTCCTTCGTCTCGAAACAGCCACCGCCGGGAAAGTTGAGATAACGATGGGAATTGCCGATCCGCGGACTGATATCGATCGCGCTCAATGTCACGCCCTCGATATCGGCCTCCGGGCAGGAAACGTCGCCGGCATCGTCGATCCAAAGCTGTGCATCGACCTGCCTGGAGTCGGTTCCCCGCTGGAATCGACCCCGGAGCATCAGATGCCGACTTCGAGATCGAACACTTCGCCGAATTCGTCACCTAGTGCGCTTACATTCCTGCGCCGCGCCGCGGCGAATCCATCGAGGTCCTCGCTGGCGACAAAGTCGAGATTGCCCAGATGATACCGCGCCGACCTCACCTTGGCCCAGGCGACGCCCAGGCCCAACGTTGCCACGATGATCAGCAGATTGCTGAGATAGAGCCATGTCATTCCTGCCGTCGTGAGCCTGGCCCGAAAGCCGTAACGCTCCGCCAACACGGTGTTGCCGTAGATCAGATTGAAGCGCTGGGTCTGGAAATAGGCATAGATCACGGTATACGCAGGCACCAAGAGCAATAGTATGATCCCTTGTGAGAGCAACAACATCATCGCCTGCCCGGG from Chromatiaceae bacterium harbors:
- a CDS encoding M48 family metallopeptidase; the protein is MLRGRFQRGTDSRQVDAQLWIDDAGDVSCPEADIEGVTLSAIDISPRIGNSHRYLNFPGGGCFETKDNDIVDQWIDDFGHASRSGSAVHRLEANIRYVIAAALFTMLFAYGFVTWGVPWLATRAAYALPAEINESLGQGTLAILDRHLLEPSQLPLARQREIVDLFAAMAPDGDAYNLQIRFSGPIGANAFALPDGTVILTDGLIALADNDEQIAAVMLHEIGHVVGRHGLRGALQNVGLATLLVLIAGDVSSANSLLVSLPTVLVSTSYSRDMETEADRYAVGAMLERNMDATQLIEILSRLETAGEEPKTAGRKETNWLDYLSTHPLGKERMQPLRELIESGRKR
- a CDS encoding HAD-IIB family hydrolase codes for the protein MTKRILATDLDRTLLPNGSWPADPGAIPLFNELTQDDDVLLVYVTGRNLDLTEDAIQSFGVRFPDVLIGDVGTSIRRRVANGWTTDNAWVEHVRQSCPRWDAQAVRNALAGVEGLVEQEAVHCGPFKQSYYADHDRSSEILQLAKDRAEGRFDEVFVYSFDSQSGAGLLDLLPRSATKQTALEFLAAQTGISKSDVVFCGDSGNDVFPLTAGFNGVMVRNADEQLVASVQKAKSMRPDLRIYHAQGGFRGLNGYYTGGVIEGAYHYGFFGDFD